In Molothrus aeneus isolate 106 chromosome 3, BPBGC_Maene_1.0, whole genome shotgun sequence, a single genomic region encodes these proteins:
- the B3GALNT2 gene encoding UDP-GalNAc:beta-1,3-N-acetylgalactosaminyltransferase 2 isoform X1, with the protein MRNWLVLLCPCVVGVALHVWLLLSCPGSHPAGPLSFFPQWKLKHYDVIVGVLSARHNHELRNVIRSTWFKHLKQHPALNQRVLVKFIIGAHGCAVPVKDREDPYSCKLLNISNPVLNQEIEAFSLPEDIPSVLSEDRIVSVNFRVLYPIVITSLGVFYEADGVGFQRNITVKLYQAEHEEAIFSARFSPPSCGVQVNRLWYKPVEQFILPESFEGTIVWESQDLQGLVSRNLNKVMVNDGGGVFRVITAGEGSLPHELTEGVEGIAGGFIYTIQEGDALLKSLHTRPERFASHIKNLEKEDALLKEESSMYDDIVFVDVIDTYRNVPSKLLNFYRWTVESTSFDLLLKTDDDCYIDLEGVFNRIMQKKLDRPNIWWGNFRLNWAVDRTGKWQELEYPSPAYPAFACGSGYVISKDIVHWLASNSERLKTYQGEDVSMGIWMAAVGPKRYQDGLWLCEKTCESGMLSSPQYSPQELEELWRLKELCGDPCRCEER; encoded by the exons ATGCGAAactggctggtgctgctgtgcccctgtGTGGTCGGGGTCGCGCTGCAcgtctggctgctgctgagctgccccGGGAGCCACCCGGCAG GTCCGCTGTCCTTCTTTCCTCAATGGAAGCTGAAGCATTATGATGTTATTGTAGGTGTTTTGTCAGCTCGACACAACCATGAGCTCCGCAATGTTATAAGGAGCACTTGGTTCAAGCACCTGAAACAACATCCTGCCCTGAACCAACG tGTCCTTGTGAAGTTTATAATAGGTGCGCATGGTTGTGCTGTGCCAGTGAAGGACAGAGAAGACCCCTACTCCTGCAAGCTTCTGAACATCAGCAACCCAG ttttgAATCAGGAAATTGAAGCATTCAGTCTCCCTGAGGACATCCCTTCTGTGCTGTCTGAAGACAGAATTGTCAGTGTGAACTTCCGTGTGCTTTACCCCATTGTCATTACCAGCCTTGGAGTATTTTATGAGGCTGATGGGGTGGGATTCCAGAGGAACATCACTGTAAAGCTGTACCAGGCAGAACATGAG GAAGCCATCTTCAGTGCTCGCTTTAGTCCACCGAGCTGTGGAGTGCAGGTGAACAGATTGTGGTACAAGCCAGTAGAGCAGTTTATTTTGCCAGAG AGTTTTGAAGGTACCATTGTGTGGGAGAGCCAGGATCTTCAGGGCTTGGTTTCAAGAAACCTTAATAAAGTGATGGTGAATGATGGAGGAGGTGTTTTCAGAGTCATTACA GCAGGGGAAGGGTCACTGCCACATGAACTCACAGAAGGTGTGGAGGGAATAGCAGGTGGTTTTATCTACACTATTCAAG AAGGTGATGCTCTTTTAAAAAGCCTCCATACTCGCCCAGAAAGGTTTGCAAGTCACATAAAAAACCTTGAGAAGGAAGATGCTTTATTGAAGGAAGAAAGCAGTATGTATGATGACATTGTTTTTGTAGATGTGATTGACACTTACAGAAACGTTCCCTCCAAACTGCTGAACTTCTACCGATG GACAGTGGAATCAACGAGTTTTGACTTGTTGCTGAAGACGGATGATGACTGTTACATTGATTTGGAAGGTGTTTTTAACAGGataatgcagaaaaaattgGACAGGCCAAACATTTGGTGGGGAAA TTTCAGACTAAATTGGGCAGTTGATCGAACTGGGAAATGGCAAGAACTGGAGTATCCAAGTCCTGCATATCCAGCCTTTGCTTGTGGGTCTGGCTATGTCATCTCCAAAGACATTGTGCATTGGCTGGCAAGCAACTCTGAAAGATTAAAAACGTACCAG GGTGAAGATGTGAGCATGGGCATCTGGATGGCAGCTGTAGGACCCAAGCGATATCAA GATGGTCTCTGGTTGTGTGAGAAGACATGTGAGAGTGGCATGCTGTCTTCCCCCCAGTACTCgccccaggagctggaagagCTCTGGAGATTAAAGGAACTGTGTGGAGATCCATGTAGATGTGAGGAAAGATGA
- the B3GALNT2 gene encoding UDP-GalNAc:beta-1,3-N-acetylgalactosaminyltransferase 2 isoform X2 — translation MRNWLVLLCPCVVGVALHVWLLLSCPGSHPAGPLSFFPQWKLKHYDVIVGVLSARHNHELRNVIRSTWFKHLKQHPALNQRVLVKFIIGAHGCAVPVKDREDPYSCKLLNISNPVLNQEIEAFSLPEDIPSVLSEDRIVSVNFRVLYPIVITSLGVFYEADGVGFQRNITVKLYQAEHEEAIFSARFSPPSCGVQVNRLWYKPVEQFILPESFEGTIVWESQDLQGLVSRNLNKVMVNDGGGVFRVITAGEGSLPHELTEGVEGIAGGFIYTIQGDALLKSLHTRPERFASHIKNLEKEDALLKEESSMYDDIVFVDVIDTYRNVPSKLLNFYRWTVESTSFDLLLKTDDDCYIDLEGVFNRIMQKKLDRPNIWWGNFRLNWAVDRTGKWQELEYPSPAYPAFACGSGYVISKDIVHWLASNSERLKTYQGEDVSMGIWMAAVGPKRYQDGLWLCEKTCESGMLSSPQYSPQELEELWRLKELCGDPCRCEER, via the exons ATGCGAAactggctggtgctgctgtgcccctgtGTGGTCGGGGTCGCGCTGCAcgtctggctgctgctgagctgccccGGGAGCCACCCGGCAG GTCCGCTGTCCTTCTTTCCTCAATGGAAGCTGAAGCATTATGATGTTATTGTAGGTGTTTTGTCAGCTCGACACAACCATGAGCTCCGCAATGTTATAAGGAGCACTTGGTTCAAGCACCTGAAACAACATCCTGCCCTGAACCAACG tGTCCTTGTGAAGTTTATAATAGGTGCGCATGGTTGTGCTGTGCCAGTGAAGGACAGAGAAGACCCCTACTCCTGCAAGCTTCTGAACATCAGCAACCCAG ttttgAATCAGGAAATTGAAGCATTCAGTCTCCCTGAGGACATCCCTTCTGTGCTGTCTGAAGACAGAATTGTCAGTGTGAACTTCCGTGTGCTTTACCCCATTGTCATTACCAGCCTTGGAGTATTTTATGAGGCTGATGGGGTGGGATTCCAGAGGAACATCACTGTAAAGCTGTACCAGGCAGAACATGAG GAAGCCATCTTCAGTGCTCGCTTTAGTCCACCGAGCTGTGGAGTGCAGGTGAACAGATTGTGGTACAAGCCAGTAGAGCAGTTTATTTTGCCAGAG AGTTTTGAAGGTACCATTGTGTGGGAGAGCCAGGATCTTCAGGGCTTGGTTTCAAGAAACCTTAATAAAGTGATGGTGAATGATGGAGGAGGTGTTTTCAGAGTCATTACA GCAGGGGAAGGGTCACTGCCACATGAACTCACAGAAGGTGTGGAGGGAATAGCAGGTGGTTTTATCTACACTATTCAAG GTGATGCTCTTTTAAAAAGCCTCCATACTCGCCCAGAAAGGTTTGCAAGTCACATAAAAAACCTTGAGAAGGAAGATGCTTTATTGAAGGAAGAAAGCAGTATGTATGATGACATTGTTTTTGTAGATGTGATTGACACTTACAGAAACGTTCCCTCCAAACTGCTGAACTTCTACCGATG GACAGTGGAATCAACGAGTTTTGACTTGTTGCTGAAGACGGATGATGACTGTTACATTGATTTGGAAGGTGTTTTTAACAGGataatgcagaaaaaattgGACAGGCCAAACATTTGGTGGGGAAA TTTCAGACTAAATTGGGCAGTTGATCGAACTGGGAAATGGCAAGAACTGGAGTATCCAAGTCCTGCATATCCAGCCTTTGCTTGTGGGTCTGGCTATGTCATCTCCAAAGACATTGTGCATTGGCTGGCAAGCAACTCTGAAAGATTAAAAACGTACCAG GGTGAAGATGTGAGCATGGGCATCTGGATGGCAGCTGTAGGACCCAAGCGATATCAA GATGGTCTCTGGTTGTGTGAGAAGACATGTGAGAGTGGCATGCTGTCTTCCCCCCAGTACTCgccccaggagctggaagagCTCTGGAGATTAAAGGAACTGTGTGGAGATCCATGTAGATGTGAGGAAAGATGA